The genomic interval GGCTTAGAGTATCCACCATTTTAAATTGAGAATCAAGCAAGGCTTTAATCTTGCAAGTTTCTTTATTGCTTTCATAGCCCACAAATTTATTTTCCCCAAATTTACTCAAAAGGGCATTAAAATCACCCTCTTTCAAAGCATCACCACTCCCTTTCCAACTCGCTTTAGAGCGACTTTTTTGCTCATTCATACATTGCTCAAAAGCTTGCATATCTACTTGTATATGCCTTTCTCGCAACATATCTTGGGTTAAATCAAGTGGAAAACCATAGGTATCATAAAGCTTAAATGCTACCTCTCCGCTAAAGAGAATCTCTTGTTTTTGCGTTTGAACTGCACTTTGGAGTTTCTCTAGTTCTGTGCTAAAGAGTGTCATTCCTGATTCTATGGTTTCAAAAAATCTCTCCTCTTCATTTTTACATTGCTCTTTAATCGCTCTCTTGCGCTCTTGCAAATAGCTATAATGCACGCCCATAGATTCGCATACCACTTCTACAACTTGCCACAAAAATGGCTTTTTTAGTCCCAATAAATAGCCGTGTCGCACTGCTCGGCGCAAGATTCTGCGCAACACATAGCCGCGTCCTTCTTTGTCAAAATTCACGCCTTGAGCAAGCAAAAATGCTACGCTTCTAGCGTGGTCTGCAATTACACGAAAGGAGGCTTGAATATTCTTAATTTTAATCATCTCTGCTTCTTGCAAATCAAGTCTATCAAAAATTTCATCATCACCAAAATATGTTTTATTTGTAAGTTTTTGAAGACATTGCATTAAAGGTGCAAAAAGGCTTGTATCAAAATTATTTATCTTGCCCTCTTTAAGTGCTATCACGCGTTCTAGCCCCATTCCTGTATCAATACTAGGCTTTGGCAAAAGTGTTCTCACACCACCTTTTTGCTCAAACTGCATAAACACAAGATTCCATATTTCTAAGAATCTATCTCCCTCGCCGCCAAAATAATCCTCATCACTCTGAAAATATTTCTCGCCTTGATCCACATAAATTTCACTACAAGGTCCGCAAGGTCCGCTATCACCCATTTGCCAAAAATTATCCTTATCGCCCATTCTTTTAATGCGACTTGGCTCAATGTGTTCGCACCACAGCTCGTAAGCTTCATCATCGCTCTCGTGGATTGTTACATATAACACATCTTTACTAAAGCCCAAAACTTGCGTTACAAACTCCCACGCATAAGCGATTGCTTCTTTTTTAAAATAATCACCAAAACTAAAATTACCCAACATTTCAAAAAGTGTATGATGACGCGCAGTATAGCCGACATTTTCTAAGTCATTATGTTTCCCACCTGCTCGGATACACAGCTGTGAGCTTGTAGCTCGTGGCGGAGCAGGAATTGGAATCTTGCCTGTAAAAATATCTTTAAACTGCACCATACCTGCATTTGTAAAAAGCAAACTCGCATCATCTGGCACAAGTGGCATAGAATCATAAACCTTGTGAGATTTAGAGGCAAAAAAATCAAGATATTGCTTTCTAATATCATATTGCGCCATAAAAATCCTTTGTTGAATAAATTAATGGGTAATTATAGCCAAAACTCATATCTAAAAGCTATATCGCACATTAAGACTTAAAGAGGGATTGCCTTGCATATCTGTATCAACACTTGGCATAATCATCGTATTTTTGGGCATATATTTATTTGTAAAAACATACGAAAATCCCCACGCAATAAGCGCTCCAGCACTCACTTGCAAGAATGAATGCTTCTTTGCCTCAACTCTTGAAGCAGCAGTAAGCACTGCTAAGATGCCCACAGGAATAGCAGGTTTCCACCCATAGCGATAATACACATATCCCGCCGCGCTAAAAGCCGCTGATGAATGTCCGCTTGGCATACCTTTCCAATCCTCACAACAAGGTCTTTTGGCAAAGGCTACACTATTGCCATTTTTATGAGCGGTATCAAAACCCCATTTGATACCCTCTGTAACAAGCTGTGTGCTTAAAGTGCCAAGCGCAAGCTGCCCCATACCCTCATAGTCTTCCATTGCCAAAGATACAACCATCACATATAAAGGTAAAAGCCGAAAGGTATCGCCAAATTGTTCAAATTGATTCTCTCGCGTATAAACGGGGGGGGGGGCAAAGATAAAATATACCAATGCAAATTGCAAAAAAAATTTTTTCCACATAGATTTCCTTATATTCATAAATAAAATAAAACAAAACTATTATAAAGATTCTATCCTTAAATTGCATTTTGGCTTCAAACATTATTTATAGCATATTTTACTGCATTGAGATAACTTTGCACACTGATATTACTTCCTTTTTTATATGCTTTATCATACGCTACGCCGTGATCTACTGAAGTGCGAAGTATTGGGAGATTAAGGCTAACATTAATACTTTGCTCAAAGTATAATGCCTTTAAAGGAGCTAAACCTACATCGTGATACATACTCACAAAATACCTAAATCTCTCTCTATTTGATGGCGAAAATGCACTATCAGGTGGATATGCTCCAAAGAAAATTTCATATCCAAGCTGCATATTTGCCTCACTCACTGCTGCATTTATCTGCATATCCTCTACTCCCATAATACCCTCATCTCCACAATGTGGATTAAGCCCTAATACACAACAAGGCTCATTAAGATTCACTCCTTGAGCAAAGCGCAATAAAAAATCCCTCACTCGCTCTTGTGTAACACACGCACTTACTTGTGAGAGGGCAATATGATCTGTAAAAAGAGCGACAAAGAGAGAAGGACAACCAAGCATCATTATAGAATCCATATTAAATATTGATGAAAGTGCGTGAGTGTGCCCTACAAAACTTATGTCTGCCTCTTGCCAAGCTTTCTTATGAATAGGTAGGGTTACTAAAGCTACACATTGCTTACTTTGGACAAGGCTTACTCCTTGTAAAAAACTCTCATAGCTGTATTTTCCACTAGAGGCACTTATACAACTTGGTTTAATCAAATTATCAACAAGGCATTCAAAATCAGCCACACATTGCATATCTTGTGGCGTAGGATAATCCAAAAGTGTGCTTGCAGATTCTAAAACTTCCCTATGCACACAATAAAGTGGCTCACACCATTGTGCAATATGATGATGCGCCTTTAATGCAATTTCAAGCCCTATGCCATTTACATCGCCTACGCTAATAGCTACTTTTGGCACATTGCCTCTCTCATTTGGATAATCGCACGCTCTAAGCCTACAAATACAGAACGAGCAATGATACTATGCCCAATATTCAACTCACTAATTTGTGGAATCTGCGCTATTGCGCCTACATTTTGATAATTTAATCCGTGTCCTGCAAAACATTCAAGAGGGCGAGTATCAATGGTTGAAGTGGCAAGTTTAGCACATTGTGCAATATCATCAAGTGTGCGAGAAATCTCCTCATTTATTTCTTGTGTAGGAAATGCAAATTCTTCTAAAGCACGATGTGTACGAGAGAGATTACTATATGCCATAAGCATTAAATTTGCGTATCTGCCTGTATGAAGCTCTACTGCCTGCGCTCCAAGCTCACGCGCAAGAAAAATAGATTCCTTTTTAGGATCAATAAAAAGCGCACTCACAATGCCACAGGATTCAAAGGCTTTAAGCGTATCACGAATACTATCATAACGAGATTCTATATCTAAACCACCCTCTGTGGTAATTTCCTCTCGCTTTTCAGGCACAAGTGTAATACGTTGTGGTTTTAAACCACAAAGATAATCAATAATTTTTTCATCAAGCGCACATTCTATGTTAATAGGCAAAGGACTTGATTGAATAATGCGTTTCACATCACTATCGTGGATATGTCGTCTGTCTTCACGTAAATGAAATGTGATTTGATGCGCACCTGCATTTTTTGCAATAAACACTGCCTCAAGTGGGTCAGGCTCATAAATAGCTCTTGCTTCGCGCAAAGTTGCAATGTGGTCAATATTTACACCTAATCGTATAGACATTTCTTTCTCCTTATCTTTCCATAGCAATTACACCGCTTCTTATAATCTCTTTTGGATTAAAGATTCTAACAGCTGCAATAAATTGATTAATCGCTGAAGGTTTATCAGTAGCAATTACAATAATATATTTTTCATTAGCATTTGCAATCTTGCCATTATAAGCCTTACATAGTGCCTCTATATCCGCTAAAGACTCATTTAATGGAATCTTTACCAATACTGCTTCTTTTTCAAGCAAATCATCACTTGAGATAACGCTCACTACGGGGATAAGCTTATGAAGCTGCTTAATAATCTGTTCAATGACAACTTCAGAACCTTGTGTTACAATCGTAATGCGCGAGAGGTTGCTATTAGGAATGGGGGCAGTAGTGAGAGATTCTATATTATATCCACGTGCAGAAAAAAGTCCTGAAATCCTCGCTAAAACGCTATGCTCATTGATAACATTTATACAAATGCTTTTTTTGAGCTCTGTATTTTTTGCTTCCATATCACTTCCCCTCTCTTAAGGCTTTTTCTCCACTTGAGAGAATCATCTCATAGATTGCTCCACCACTTGGCACCATCGGCAAAACATCTTCGTATCTATCTATCATTACTTCAATAAATGCCACTTTTTTAGCATCTAATGCCTTTTTAAACGCCTCATCAAATTCACATTTTTTCTCTACTCTAAAGCCCACACCGCCAAAAGATTCTATAAGTTTAATAAAATCGGGTTGCAAACTCAAATCTGTATGCGAGAAACGATGTTCATAAAAAAAGCTTTGCCATTGCCGCACCATTCCTAAATAATTATTATTTAAAATAACATTAACAAAAGGAATACCATACACAACACAAGTCATTAACTCTTGAATATTCATTAAAATTGAGCCATCACCTGTAATATTAATAATGGTTTTATGAGGACACGCAAGTTTCGCCCCAAGTGCTGCAGGCAATCCATAACCCATTGTGCCAAGCCCTCCACTGCTTAAAAATTGACGCGGAAAGCTAAAAGGATAAAACTGCGCAGCCCACATTTGATGCTGTCCTACATCAGTAGTAATGATTGCATTATCTCCTAAATGTTCGCCAAGTCTTTGAATCACCCATTGAGGCTTAATAGAATCTACACTATCTTCAAAACTCATAGGATGTGTGAGTGCATAAGAACGCAAATGTTCTCTCCATCTCATAATTTTTTGTGTATCATATCCACTTAGCTCAATCATCATATCTGATACAATATGCTTTAAATCACCGACAATAGGGTAATCTACAGCTATAATTTTACCAATAGAGCTAGGATCAATATCAATATGTGCAATTTTTGCATTTTTTGCAAATTCACTTAACTTACCTGTTACCCTATCATCAAAGCGCGCACCAAGACATACTAATAAATCACATTCACTTACTGCCATATTTGCAGCATAGCTCCCGTGCATTCCAAGCATTCCAAGTAGATTCTCATCATCATATCTTAGTACTCCACGTGCAAGGAGTGTTTCTGCACACGGAATCCCTGTGCAATGCACAATTTCACGAATAATCTCACTCGCATTTGAAAGTATCGCTCCACCGCCAATATAAAATAAAGGCTTTTGCGCACTCATAATTGCTTCACAAAGTTTTTTAATTTGACGCGAATTGCCTTTTATTGTAGGCTTATAACTTTGAAGTGAAATAGATTCTGGGTAGGCAAATTCACCCAAAGTGCCTGTAATATCCTTTGGAATATCTACAAGCACGGGTCCTTGCCTCCCACTACGCGCAATATAAAAAGCTTCTTTAAGGATTCTAGGCAATTCACTAATATTACGCACCAAAAAATTATGCTTTGTGCAAGGACGAGAAATACCTACTGCATCAATTTCTTGAAATGCGTCAGTGCCAATTTGCGTAATGGGCACTTGCCCACTAATGACCACAAGAGGTATAGAATCTGTATAAGCCGTAGCAATGCCTGTAATTGCATTTGTAAATCCCGGACCTGAAGTGATGATTGCTACACCAACTTCTCCGCTACTACGCGCATAACCATCGGCTGCACACACTGCTCCTTGTTCGTGTCGTGCGAGAATATGTGAAAAATAGTTTTGTTTATAAATCTCATCATAAATATGTAATACTGCACCGCCCGGATAGCCAAAAACAACCTTTACACCTTCAAGATGTAAAGCTTGAATAAGCATTTGAGCCCCTTTCATTACCTTCATAAATGCCCCTTCCATAATAATTCAAAGACAATATAAATACCAAAATTTACTTAATAATTACTTAATAATATAAATTTATAAGCTTAAGATAATTTTTTAAAGATTTATACTCATTTTATACAATACACAAAGAAAGCTTTATAAGGAAATTAAATGACATTGCACAAAAAAATCTTTCTTATTAATCTTTTACCTATTTTGCTTATCAGCCTTAACCTCCGCGCACCTATTACTTCTGTGGGACCTGTGGTAGATTTAATTAAAGATTATTATCATTTAAGTGCCGCTCAAGCAGGATTACTCACTTCTTTACCGCTTTTTGCATTTGGCATTGTCTCTTTTATAGTAGCAATTTTTCAACCTACAAGGGCAATGCTTTTTGGGCTTTTATGTATCAGTATTGGTGAGATTATTCGCTGTATCGGTGGAAGTATAGAGCTTTTTATTGGCACTGCAATTATGGGAAGCGGTATTGCAGTAGCAAATGTGCTTCTTCCTAGCTTTGTTAAAGCAAAATTTCCACGCGATGTGCCTAAAATAATGGGTATTTATAGCCTTGTGATTAATATCTCTGCCACACTTGGCATTGCAGCGATTTTGCCACTTATTCATCTTATGTCTGTGCCTATAGCGATGGGCTGTTGGATAATTTTGGCAATAATGGCAATTCTTAGCTATCTCCCTCAAATTAAAAATCATAGAATCTCACGCAAAAAAGTTAAGATTCATCTCAAAGGCACACTTTGGACAAACTTGAGTGCGTGGAATATCTCGCTTTTTATGGGATTTACAAGCACAATTGCTTATAGTTTTTTTACTTGGTATCCTAGCTTTATCATTTCTTTTGGCTATAGTCAAACTTTTGCCTCAAATATAATGATACTTGCCCAAATGATTGTGATTCCCGCCTCTTTTTTAGCACCGCTTATGCTTGGCTCACTCACACATAAACAAAAAGGAATATTTATAGGTGCGATTTGTGGGCTGTATATACTTAGCTTTTCTCTTTTGCTTTATACACATAATTTATGGGTAATTGTGCTTGTTTCAATACTTATAGGAATCCCTGTAGGAGGAGTATTTGGCATTGCCTTACTTTTTATTTCAAATAAAAGTGCGAATGTGCAAATTGCCACAAAACTTTCTGCTATGGCACAAGGTATAGGCTATCTTCTTGCTTCACTTGGTCCTGTGCTTATTGGCAGATTCTATGACTTATACCAAAACTTTACATATTCGCTTATCGCACTTTTATTTTTAAGTGTAATACTGAATGTTATTGGCTTTTTAGCATATAAATCTCCCCAAATACAATCCTCTTGATTTGTTTTTAAATTAAAATTTATTAATATACACATTTAATTTGCACTCAGGAATATTAAAGATGAAAATGTTAAAGTTGGTTTTTACTTTGGGATTAGGAACGATTGCTCTTTTGTTTGTTGCTTGTGGAGCAAATTCACCCAAAGATGTGGCAATAGCTTTTACTAAAGATGCTTATAAGGGCAATGGTGATAGGTTGATTAAATATATTCATTTACCCCAAATGGAAACTGATGCAACAAAAGAAATAGTTAAAGGTAAGTTTAAGACTGCTGCGGCAAAAGCAGAAAGCAAAGCAGAAGCATTCGGTGGATTAGATGAAGTTAAAGCTATCCCCGAATGTATTGAAGAGCAAAGAGCAATTATTAAAGTGTTTGTGCGTTTTAAAAATGGAAGTGTAGATACTGATACGATAGAGCTTATTAAAGTTGATAATGAGTGGAAAGTTATTCTCTAAATTCATTTATCCTACTCTTAGCTTTGCAGTTCTTGTAGCTGTAAAGCTTTTATATTCTTTATATCCTTTTAATACATTATCAAGCTTCGCAACCCATACATTTAAAACTCATATTTTAATACACTTCCTCCCCTTGAAATAGGCGATATTATTTTTCGAGAAGGCAGAGGTATAGAAAGTGTAGTCATACAAGTATTAAGCAATCACCACTATACACATATCGGCTTGATAGTTTCTACACATCCTATTATCATTCTTCACGCCACGCCTGATGACAATCCGACAAAAACCAATCAAGTTATACTTAGCTCACTTGACAAATTTCTCTTCCACGCAAAACAAATTGCGATTAAACGTTTTGATTTTTCTACTCAAACGCGTGAAAAATTGCGCTTGAAGCACAATTATGGCTTGGAAAGCCTTTTATTTTAAGCGCACCTCATCATTGTATTCACCACACTTTTAGAATCTATTCTCTCTCCTCATATTGCACTCAATTTACCCTATAATGATATAGATTTTTCTGCCTTTAAAGGACAATACCTTTTTCCCAAAGCCTTTTTTGAATCTACCCAATCAACTTTAATTTATCAATCAGATTCTATACATTCTCCATCTTAAGTCCCATTTTACCCGGATTGAGAATATTATTTGGGTCAAAGGCTTTTTTGATATGAGCAAATAAATTCATCTCTGCCTCACTAAAAGCTAAGTGCATAAAAGGTGCTTTTGATAAACCTATGCCGTGCTCACCGCTTAATGTCCCTTCAAGTTCAATAGCAATTTTAAAAATCTCCTCAATACACTCATATCCTTTTTTGAGAGATTGCTTATCATTTGGGTCAGGCACCATAACATTTACATGCACATTGCCATCTCCTGTATGCCCAAAGCAGGGAATCTTAAATTCATATTTTTTACTTAACTCTCCTATACGAGACAAAAGCTCGGGTAATGCTGAGCGAGGAACGGTGATATCTTCGTTGAGCTTTT from Helicobacter hepaticus ATCC 51449 carries:
- a CDS encoding pyridoxine 5'-phosphate synthase: MSIRLGVNIDHIATLREARAIYEPDPLEAVFIAKNAGAHQITFHLREDRRHIHDSDVKRIIQSSPLPINIECALDEKIIDYLCGLKPQRITLVPEKREEITTEGGLDIESRYDSIRDTLKAFESCGIVSALFIDPKKESIFLARELGAQAVELHTGRYANLMLMAYSNLSRTHRALEEFAFPTQEINEEISRTLDDIAQCAKLATSTIDTRPLECFAGHGLNYQNVGAIAQIPQISELNIGHSIIARSVFVGLERAIIQMREAMCQK
- a CDS encoding DUF4878 domain-containing protein, encoding MLKLVFTLGLGTIALLFVACGANSPKDVAIAFTKDAYKGNGDRLIKYIHLPQMETDATKEIVKGKFKTAAAKAESKAEAFGGLDEVKAIPECIEEQRAIIKVFVRFKNGSVDTDTIELIKVDNEWKVIL
- the pdxA gene encoding 4-hydroxythreonine-4-phosphate dehydrogenase; protein product: MPKVAISVGDVNGIGLEIALKAHHHIAQWCEPLYCVHREVLESASTLLDYPTPQDMQCVADFECLVDNLIKPSCISASSGKYSYESFLQGVSLVQSKQCVALVTLPIHKKAWQEADISFVGHTHALSSIFNMDSIMMLGCPSLFVALFTDHIALSQVSACVTQERVRDFLLRFAQGVNLNEPCCVLGLNPHCGDEGIMGVEDMQINAAVSEANMQLGYEIFFGAYPPDSAFSPSNRERFRYFVSMYHDVGLAPLKALYFEQSINVSLNLPILRTSVDHGVAYDKAYKKGSNISVQSYLNAVKYAINNV
- the ilvN gene encoding acetolactate synthase small subunit codes for the protein MEAKNTELKKSICINVINEHSVLARISGLFSARGYNIESLTTAPIPNSNLSRITIVTQGSEVVIEQIIKQLHKLIPVVSVISSDDLLEKEAVLVKIPLNESLADIEALCKAYNGKIANANEKYIIVIATDKPSAINQFIAAVRIFNPKEIIRSGVIAMER
- a CDS encoding acetolactate synthase large subunit, which translates into the protein MKVMKGAQMLIQALHLEGVKVVFGYPGGAVLHIYDEIYKQNYFSHILARHEQGAVCAADGYARSSGEVGVAIITSGPGFTNAITGIATAYTDSIPLVVISGQVPITQIGTDAFQEIDAVGISRPCTKHNFLVRNISELPRILKEAFYIARSGRQGPVLVDIPKDITGTLGEFAYPESISLQSYKPTIKGNSRQIKKLCEAIMSAQKPLFYIGGGAILSNASEIIREIVHCTGIPCAETLLARGVLRYDDENLLGMLGMHGSYAANMAVSECDLLVCLGARFDDRVTGKLSEFAKNAKIAHIDIDPSSIGKIIAVDYPIVGDLKHIVSDMMIELSGYDTQKIMRWREHLRSYALTHPMSFEDSVDSIKPQWVIQRLGEHLGDNAIITTDVGQHQMWAAQFYPFSFPRQFLSSGGLGTMGYGLPAALGAKLACPHKTIINITGDGSILMNIQELMTCVVYGIPFVNVILNNNYLGMVRQWQSFFYEHRFSHTDLSLQPDFIKLIESFGGVGFRVEKKCEFDEAFKKALDAKKVAFIEVMIDRYEDVLPMVPSGGAIYEMILSSGEKALREGK
- the alaS gene encoding alanine--tRNA ligase; the encoded protein is MAQYDIRKQYLDFFASKSHKVYDSMPLVPDDASLLFTNAGMVQFKDIFTGKIPIPAPPRATSSQLCIRAGGKHNDLENVGYTARHHTLFEMLGNFSFGDYFKKEAIAYAWEFVTQVLGFSKDVLYVTIHESDDEAYELWCEHIEPSRIKRMGDKDNFWQMGDSGPCGPCSEIYVDQGEKYFQSDEDYFGGEGDRFLEIWNLVFMQFEQKGGVRTLLPKPSIDTGMGLERVIALKEGKINNFDTSLFAPLMQCLQKLTNKTYFGDDEIFDRLDLQEAEMIKIKNIQASFRVIADHARSVAFLLAQGVNFDKEGRGYVLRRILRRAVRHGYLLGLKKPFLWQVVEVVCESMGVHYSYLQERKRAIKEQCKNEEERFFETIESGMTLFSTELEKLQSAVQTQKQEILFSGEVAFKLYDTYGFPLDLTQDMLRERHIQVDMQAFEQCMNEQKSRSKASWKGSGDALKEGDFNALLSKFGENKFVGYESNKETCKIKALLDSQFKMVDTLSPSSQGWVMLDKTPFYPESGGPVGDKGALYSTNRILQSAQAQKFAQVLDTQKFFGLNLSQIEALSALKVGQEVFAEVDSIRFEIAKHHSATHLLHLALRTILGSHIAQAGSLVQPHRLRFDFSHPKALTNEEITHIENLVNEQILQSNAQLCENMDMQQAKAKGAMALFGEKYGERVRVVSFGDSIELCGGIHVNNTAEIGSFYIVKESGVSSGVRRIEAVCGNAAYHYGKNALLELSRARESLKAQDVLQGIEKIKMQLNEAKEKANKAKQSVKSLDYEEINGVRLIVLKLDSVSANEAKEIIDRSKNENESVAILLLSESNNKISIVAGVKNAPLKAGAWVKQVAQELGGNGGGRDDFATAGGKDIDKISQALNLAKDIATKALQ
- a CDS encoding phosphatase PAP2 family protein yields the protein MWKKFFLQFALVYFIFAPPPVYTRENQFEQFGDTFRLLPLYVMVVSLAMEDYEGMGQLALGTLSTQLVTEGIKWGFDTAHKNGNSVAFAKRPCCEDWKGMPSGHSSAAFSAAGYVYYRYGWKPAIPVGILAVLTAASRVEAKKHSFLQVSAGALIAWGFSYVFTNKYMPKNTMIMPSVDTDMQGNPSLSLNVRYSF
- a CDS encoding MFS transporter — translated: MTLHKKIFLINLLPILLISLNLRAPITSVGPVVDLIKDYYHLSAAQAGLLTSLPLFAFGIVSFIVAIFQPTRAMLFGLLCISIGEIIRCIGGSIELFIGTAIMGSGIAVANVLLPSFVKAKFPRDVPKIMGIYSLVINISATLGIAAILPLIHLMSVPIAMGCWIILAIMAILSYLPQIKNHRISRKKVKIHLKGTLWTNLSAWNISLFMGFTSTIAYSFFTWYPSFIISFGYSQTFASNIMILAQMIVIPASFLAPLMLGSLTHKQKGIFIGAICGLYILSFSLLLYTHNLWVIVLVSILIGIPVGGVFGIALLFISNKSANVQIATKLSAMAQGIGYLLASLGPVLIGRFYDLYQNFTYSLIALLFLSVILNVIGFLAYKSPQIQSS